In Victivallis lenta, one DNA window encodes the following:
- a CDS encoding MotA/TolQ/ExbB proton channel family protein, with amino-acid sequence MYDVIFNSGFIGFLIWLLLFITSTAAVTFIIRCAWILRRKRFASPVKLMPLLKAGKWDDAYAFCEENPTVTMRIAGTILLTAHSKNKTQRQELAVVMLDKEVRAILRWINTLSLCGNIAPMLGLLGTVTGMVDAFMGLGTAMGPEKASILAISISQALYTTAAGLLIAVPTITFSVIFRNLLEKRAETVSETIDQVLEAIPEPEAPRPVYRSTDTVKI; translated from the coding sequence ATGTACGACGTTATTTTCAATAGCGGCTTTATCGGCTTTTTGATCTGGCTGTTGCTGTTTATTACCTCGACCGCAGCAGTAACTTTTATTATTCGTTGTGCCTGGATCTTGCGGCGAAAGCGATTCGCTTCCCCTGTAAAATTGATGCCTCTGTTAAAGGCAGGGAAATGGGATGACGCATATGCGTTCTGTGAGGAGAATCCTACTGTGACAATGCGAATTGCCGGCACGATTTTACTTACTGCTCATTCCAAAAACAAAACGCAACGGCAGGAATTGGCAGTTGTGATGTTGGACAAAGAAGTCCGGGCAATATTGCGATGGATCAATACACTTTCACTTTGCGGCAATATTGCGCCGATGCTGGGGTTACTCGGCACTGTAACCGGTATGGTAGATGCTTTTATGGGACTTGGCACTGCGATGGGACCGGAAAAAGCTTCTATCCTGGCAATCTCGATCTCTCAAGCACTCTACACCACTGCCGCAGGATTGTTGATCGCAGTTCCAACGATCACCTTTTCGGTAATCTTCCGCAATCTGCTGGAAAAGAGAGCTGAAACTGTTTCCGAGACAATAGATCAAGTCCTCGAGGCTATTCCTGAACCGGAAGCGCCACGTCCAGTCTATCGTTCCACCGACACTGTCAAAATCTAG
- a CDS encoding ExbD/TolR family protein → MRYRMPAASSNISTGSLSSMIDIVFLLIIFFVVTASFDREQIDAEVTLPIVNSAAVKNLPPQRLILNVLSDGSVKIGFQHLPANEIASQLGTLLQNKNTVLIINGDRNTPHKYISDVMNVAAQSGFSQVRINAEVKTEAP, encoded by the coding sequence ATGCGCTATCGGATGCCTGCTGCAAGTTCTAATATTTCAACCGGTTCGCTTTCGAGCATGATCGATATCGTGTTTCTGCTGATTATCTTTTTCGTCGTTACTGCCAGCTTCGATCGGGAACAAATCGATGCTGAAGTTACACTTCCAATCGTCAATTCCGCTGCCGTAAAGAACTTGCCGCCGCAACGCCTGATATTGAATGTCCTCTCCGACGGTTCGGTGAAAATTGGTTTCCAGCATCTTCCTGCCAATGAAATAGCCTCCCAGCTCGGCACGTTGTTGCAGAACAAAAACACCGTATTGATTATCAACGGTGACCGTAACACACCACACAAATATATCTCTGACGTTATGAACGTCGCAGCCCAATCCGGATTCTCCCAAGTACGCATCAACGCCGAAGTCAAAACAGAGGCCCCATAA
- a CDS encoding ExbD/TolR family protein, with the protein MRLPSIHESEESNSMSAMTDVVFLLLIFFIVTMSGYVEMTLLETNLPTASGKTSDKVDLQESLTIELSSDGQTIINGIQQTPESLNRLFSRYSRLMPKAEFLLQCDPESRHNALVSLLSALAKHNLKNVKLLKI; encoded by the coding sequence ATGCGATTGCCATCAATCCACGAGTCTGAAGAATCCAACAGTATGTCGGCGATGACCGATGTGGTCTTTCTGCTCCTGATCTTTTTTATTGTCACTATGTCAGGCTATGTTGAAATGACGCTGCTCGAAACCAATCTGCCGACAGCTTCAGGTAAAACCTCCGATAAAGTCGATTTGCAGGAATCGTTAACCATCGAACTTTCTTCTGATGGACAAACCATCATCAACGGAATTCAGCAGACTCCGGAGTCTTTGAATCGTCTTTTCAGCCGATACAGTCGTCTCATGCCCAAGGCTGAATTTCTATTGCAATGCGATCCGGAGTCACGGCATAATGCTCTGGTTTCTTTACTTTCCGCATTGGCAAAGCATAACCTGAAGAATGTAAAACTTCTAAAAATATAA
- a CDS encoding prepilin-type N-terminal cleavage/methylation domain-containing protein, which translates to MERNPEMKRFTLIELLVVIAIITIRASSIF; encoded by the coding sequence ATGGAAAGGAATCCGGAGATGAAAAGATTCACCCTGATCGAGCTGCTTGTGGTTATCGCCATCATCACCATTAGAGCAAGCTCAATTTTTTAA
- a CDS encoding metallophosphoesterase yields MLLFGSLLSIYVFCRAVLPLRLHWGWKAGLGAALLATAFKFHLLHLFGGPMFFAPELPEPLLIAAAWLFAALFLFFFLLIAADLGRGLCLLCLLCAKRRPTERFRRVGNRVNLALLAAAAALAGCGIISGTSVPEVRHEEIALPGLPGELDGMTVAVLADLHIDSLARIGRVRAIVDRVAPLNPDLILLAGDFVDGRVAVRGGDLRPLEELSAPLGVFGVPGNHEYYSGYEEWMLFLSGLGIDMLENSHRILAGGKLALGGVTDPAAARFGRETPDLRKTFDGAPPGAVKLLLAHQPKPAAEAAKSGVALQVSGHTHGGMIVGIDRLVARFNAGFVAGSYRVGDLRLYVSRGSGIWNGFPIRLGVPSEITLLRLKRQE; encoded by the coding sequence ATGCTGCTGTTCGGATCGCTGCTGAGTATTTATGTTTTCTGCCGGGCCGTCCTGCCGCTCCGGCTGCACTGGGGCTGGAAGGCCGGACTCGGCGCCGCGCTGCTCGCAACGGCGTTCAAATTCCATCTCCTGCATCTCTTCGGCGGGCCGATGTTTTTTGCGCCGGAACTGCCGGAGCCGCTGCTGATCGCCGCCGCATGGCTGTTCGCGGCGCTCTTCCTGTTCTTTTTCCTGCTGATCGCCGCCGATCTCGGACGCGGGCTCTGCCTGCTCTGTCTGCTCTGCGCGAAACGCCGTCCGACGGAACGGTTCCGCCGGGTCGGGAACCGCGTGAACCTCGCGCTGCTGGCGGCGGCCGCGGCGCTGGCCGGCTGCGGCATCATCTCCGGCACCTCCGTCCCGGAAGTGCGTCATGAGGAGATTGCGCTGCCCGGCCTGCCGGGGGAACTTGACGGCATGACCGTCGCCGTGCTGGCCGACCTGCACATTGACAGCCTCGCCCGGATCGGGCGCGTCCGGGCGATCGTCGACCGGGTCGCCCCGCTGAATCCCGACCTGATCCTGCTGGCCGGAGACTTCGTGGACGGCCGGGTCGCGGTCCGCGGCGGCGACCTCCGGCCGCTTGAAGAACTCAGCGCGCCGCTCGGCGTCTTCGGCGTGCCGGGCAACCATGAATACTATTCGGGCTATGAAGAGTGGATGCTGTTTCTGTCCGGACTCGGAATCGACATGCTCGAGAACTCCCACCGGATTCTGGCGGGCGGAAAGCTGGCGCTCGGCGGCGTGACCGACCCGGCCGCCGCCCGGTTCGGCCGGGAGACGCCCGATCTGCGGAAAACCTTCGACGGCGCGCCCCCCGGAGCCGTAAAGCTGCTGCTCGCCCACCAGCCGAAGCCGGCCGCCGAGGCGGCGAAGTCCGGCGTCGCGCTCCAGGTATCAGGCCATACGCACGGCGGAATGATCGTCGGAATCGACCGCCTGGTCGCCCGGTTCAACGCCGGATTCGTCGCGGGCTCCTACCGGGTCGGGGACCTGCGGCTTTACGTCAGCCGCGGCTCCGGAATCTGGAACGGATTCCCGATCCGGCTCGGCGTGCCGTCCGAAATCACCCTGCTGCGGCTGAAACGGCAGGAGTGA
- a CDS encoding AAA family ATPase, which produces MNTRIITVSREVGSGGRTIGQRVAERLGIPCYDRELVAKIARESGLAESFIKENGEYAESAHAFLFNWSLGTGLESGVLPISDQLYLIQHNIIQELAEKESCVIVGRCADWILRERADCLNTFFHAEMRFRMDRLLRAYGEKPENPEKFLHDRDAKRKTYYRHYTGRQWGVAQNYHLTADTSVLGIDLCVELVLEAARAAGSAGQ; this is translated from the coding sequence ATGAATACACGCATCATCACCGTCAGCCGCGAAGTCGGGAGCGGCGGCCGCACCATCGGCCAGCGGGTCGCCGAGCGTCTCGGCATTCCCTGCTACGACCGGGAGCTCGTCGCAAAGATCGCCAGAGAGAGCGGCCTGGCCGAATCGTTCATCAAGGAGAACGGCGAATACGCCGAATCCGCCCACGCCTTTTTGTTCAACTGGTCGCTGGGGACCGGGCTCGAGAGCGGCGTGCTGCCCATATCCGACCAGCTTTACCTGATTCAGCACAACATCATCCAGGAGCTGGCCGAAAAGGAGTCGTGCGTGATCGTCGGCCGCTGCGCCGACTGGATTCTGCGCGAACGGGCCGACTGCCTGAACACCTTTTTCCATGCGGAAATGCGGTTCCGCATGGACCGGCTCCTGCGCGCCTACGGCGAAAAGCCGGAAAATCCCGAAAAGTTCCTGCACGACCGCGACGCGAAGCGCAAAACCTACTACAGGCACTACACAGGGCGGCAGTGGGGTGTGGCGCAGAACTACCACCTGACTGCGGATACGAGCGTCCTCGGCATCGATCTCTGCGTCGAACTTGTGCTCGAAGCGGCCCGCGCCGCCGGTTCCGCCGGGCAGTGA
- a CDS encoding type II secretion system protein yields MKKRFTLVELLVVIAVIAILASMLLPALNQARERAKTVSCTNNLKQIGLAHQFYSGTFDDWIVSAEDRSGKTWMKSLFDIGLPRESMYCPAGAESKLRIGFWFIDTPNYLTLGYAQNRHLSHAKVGGTVYRKVTQYAKASRTVLMFDDRFQAVTDLWYASYWDVTVDDARLPHYLAHGRKLNVLLLDGHVISANRENIRSYDGFSNEYVWRL; encoded by the coding sequence ATGAAAAAACGTTTCACCCTCGTCGAACTCCTCGTCGTCATTGCAGTCATCGCAATTCTCGCTTCGATGCTGCTGCCCGCCCTGAACCAGGCGCGTGAACGGGCCAAAACGGTTTCCTGCACGAACAACCTCAAGCAGATCGGCCTTGCGCACCAGTTTTACAGCGGGACCTTCGATGACTGGATCGTCTCCGCCGAAGACCGCTCCGGCAAAACCTGGATGAAATCACTTTTCGACATCGGCCTGCCGCGCGAAAGCATGTACTGTCCGGCCGGGGCGGAAAGCAAGCTCAGGATCGGCTTCTGGTTCATAGACACGCCGAACTACCTGACGCTCGGCTACGCCCAGAACCGCCATCTCTCGCATGCCAAGGTCGGCGGAACCGTCTACCGGAAGGTCACGCAGTATGCGAAAGCTTCCCGGACGGTTCTCATGTTCGACGACCGTTTCCAGGCCGTTACGGATCTCTGGTATGCGTCGTATTGGGACGTCACCGTGGACGATGCCCGGCTCCCGCACTACCTTGCACACGGCCGCAAGCTGAACGTGCTCCTTCTCGACGGACATGTCATCAGCGCCAACCGTGAAAACATCCGCAGCTACGACGGTTTCTCCAACGAATATGTCTGGCGTCTTTAG
- a CDS encoding right-handed parallel beta-helix repeat-containing protein, whose protein sequence is MKSVMTLLAVAAAAMLAAAELHVRDFGAKGDGANDDTDAIRTAFAELRKNGGTLRFGSGSFAFRGLLKIEGLRSAKVDFSGATLLNTEQNGSFQFDNCENLTVSGGVLTYREMPVRQQTSAQHPIYVTGGRNIRIENVHVLGSPFMGIAINGCRYVWVVDCKIEQTRRDGLHFVQSQDIVCTGNYITQTTDDALALIDYGHEGALRLERAVVANNIIYNCRQGLVCLGGSDVIFNGNHVERTTFSGCQITTNDRFHNLRQGACSARRVKVIGNRFLESGADFEINGVFIRNTGQVTTGHAGIVVSYIDGEKGWNRNGDDYFTKTDYPVAETKPGVFSAARELGPELFPKRRIRMGETTARVKSSVLRDGKVEFTLDTPPAGKPESFKLSRILTDIEIIDNEILNSHVNGIYTNGVYRLRVINNKVFNCNVSDSQWTGTAVSILNGAEADVLYNWIQDNRTEKLHKKGLHITAADSRDIGNRIN, encoded by the coding sequence ATGAAATCAGTGATGACTCTCCTTGCTGTCGCGGCGGCCGCCATGCTTGCCGCCGCCGAGCTCCACGTCCGCGACTTCGGCGCGAAGGGCGACGGTGCAAACGACGACACCGACGCGATCCGGACCGCGTTCGCGGAGCTGCGCAAAAACGGCGGCACCCTCCGCTTCGGCAGCGGCAGCTTCGCTTTCAGGGGACTGCTCAAAATCGAAGGGCTCAGGAGCGCGAAGGTCGATTTTTCCGGTGCGACGCTGCTGAACACCGAACAGAACGGCAGCTTCCAGTTCGACAACTGCGAAAACCTTACCGTCTCGGGCGGCGTGCTGACCTACCGGGAGATGCCGGTGCGGCAGCAGACTTCCGCCCAGCATCCGATCTATGTGACGGGCGGGCGGAATATCCGGATCGAAAACGTCCATGTGCTCGGCTCTCCATTCATGGGCATTGCCATCAACGGCTGCCGCTACGTCTGGGTCGTCGACTGCAAGATCGAGCAGACCCGGCGCGACGGGCTTCACTTCGTCCAGTCGCAGGATATCGTCTGCACCGGGAACTACATCACCCAGACCACCGACGACGCGCTCGCACTCATCGACTACGGCCACGAAGGCGCCCTCCGGCTCGAACGGGCCGTTGTCGCGAACAACATCATCTACAATTGCCGGCAGGGGCTGGTCTGTCTCGGCGGTTCCGACGTGATCTTCAACGGGAACCATGTCGAACGCACGACCTTTTCGGGCTGCCAGATCACGACCAACGACCGGTTTCACAATCTACGGCAGGGAGCCTGCTCGGCCCGCCGGGTCAAGGTTATCGGCAACCGCTTCCTCGAGAGCGGCGCAGACTTTGAAATCAACGGAGTTTTCATCCGCAACACCGGGCAGGTCACGACCGGCCACGCCGGGATCGTCGTCTCGTACATCGACGGCGAAAAGGGATGGAACCGCAACGGCGACGACTATTTCACCAAAACGGATTATCCGGTTGCCGAAACGAAGCCGGGCGTGTTTTCCGCCGCGAGGGAGCTCGGCCCGGAGCTCTTCCCGAAACGCCGCATCCGCATGGGGGAGACGACGGCCCGTGTCAAAAGCTCGGTTCTGCGCGACGGAAAAGTCGAATTCACCCTCGATACGCCTCCGGCCGGCAAGCCGGAGAGCTTCAAGCTCAGCCGCATCCTGACCGATATCGAAATCATCGACAACGAGATTCTGAACAGCCATGTGAACGGCATCTACACAAACGGGGTTTACCGGCTGCGGGTCATCAACAACAAGGTGTTCAACTGCAACGTCTCAGACTCGCAGTGGACCGGCACGGCCGTGTCGATCCTGAACGGAGCCGAAGCGGACGTCCTCTATAACTGGATTCAGGACAACCGCACCGAAAAGCTCCATAAGAAAGGGCTCCACATCACCGCCGCCGACAGCCGCGATATCGGAAACCGCATCAACTAG
- a CDS encoding substrate-binding domain-containing protein translates to MVKNSQPKFQSVYDYLVRGIESGFYRPETRFPSERKLAEKLNVNVATVRRAFRDLITSGVVEKRVGDGTYLTRGGGTANGAEYVNIVLSNYQGDTQDEIAELALEEGARRNLRCRIVRLGSEEMAMFVRTAIRFRQPTMVLGDDLLTAATIRDIAGNAWLFAVLANRLDQLGIPSVIGDDHHGIRLLTDRLHSLGHRRIALLHNNSGHPIENIQIAVWRSVTGGGSPELRADVPTGAHPTAYAFQAVGRAVARGERFSALITLNDELAQGALAAFSENGVRVPEQMSLISIGDSLFSRYSVPPLTALNPNLAEHIRQGFELLARNRLHSGAPELLRLVAPALVIRKSDSAVPSVTTQPRETTVS, encoded by the coding sequence ATGGTAAAGAACAGTCAACCGAAATTTCAGTCCGTGTACGATTATCTCGTGCGCGGCATCGAATCGGGTTTCTACCGGCCCGAAACGCGGTTTCCGTCGGAGCGGAAGCTGGCGGAAAAACTGAATGTGAACGTCGCGACCGTCCGGCGCGCCTTCCGCGACCTCATCACCAGCGGCGTGGTCGAAAAACGGGTCGGGGACGGCACCTACCTGACCCGCGGCGGCGGCACGGCGAACGGTGCGGAGTACGTCAACATCGTGCTTTCGAACTATCAGGGCGACACCCAGGACGAGATCGCCGAACTCGCGCTCGAAGAGGGGGCGCGGCGAAACCTCCGCTGCCGCATCGTCCGGCTCGGCAGCGAGGAGATGGCGATGTTCGTCCGCACCGCGATCCGTTTCCGCCAGCCGACCATGGTGCTCGGCGACGATCTGCTGACCGCCGCGACCATCCGGGACATCGCCGGCAACGCATGGCTCTTCGCGGTTCTCGCCAACCGGCTCGACCAGCTCGGCATCCCGTCGGTCATCGGTGACGACCACCACGGCATCCGGCTGCTGACCGACCGGCTGCATTCGCTCGGCCACCGGCGCATCGCGCTGCTGCACAACAATTCAGGCCACCCGATCGAGAATATCCAGATCGCGGTCTGGCGCTCGGTCACCGGCGGCGGCTCCCCCGAGCTGCGCGCCGACGTTCCGACCGGGGCCCATCCGACCGCATACGCCTTTCAGGCCGTCGGCCGCGCCGTCGCCAGGGGAGAACGCTTCAGCGCCCTCATCACTTTGAATGACGAGCTCGCGCAGGGGGCGCTCGCCGCCTTCAGTGAGAACGGCGTCCGGGTGCCGGAGCAGATGTCGCTGATCAGCATCGGCGATTCGCTCTTCAGCCGCTACTCCGTGCCGCCGCTCACCGCCTTGAATCCGAATCTCGCCGAACATATCCGGCAGGGATTCGAGCTGCTGGCCCGCAACCGCCTCCACTCCGGCGCGCCGGAGCTGCTCCGGCTGGTCGCGCCCGCGCTCGTGATCCGCAAAAGTGATTCCGCCGTTCCATCCGTTACCACTCAACCCAGGGAAACAACCGTATCATGA
- a CDS encoding AraC family transcriptional regulator codes for MEQSSAKISDVFHRISFFSDEFPFSIHREFDRPSDFNESRRFRREFWKIVCVISGRGENIVNDARYPVGPGSIFLVHPDDSTTLNIKTEALEIYNIFFMPELVRDGLRELQDDFDFFSIMHRNSRTKEGDSGSLYVAESDAEMRRLVRTLEREFDRMPQNYRARIKLMLLELLILLARKAGKRIRHRGADSVREYVDHLIESYFREEFRLDSLARKIGIDKSRLCRLYRAGAGMTIMDALRLRRLKEAAELLTCTNRTISEICFSSGFNDLSYFYRSFTAKYGTNPGEFRRRFQRENET; via the coding sequence ATGGAACAGTCTTCGGCGAAAATATCGGATGTTTTCCACCGGATCAGTTTTTTTTCGGATGAATTTCCGTTCAGCATTCACCGGGAATTCGACCGGCCGTCCGACTTCAACGAGTCGCGCCGGTTCCGGCGCGAATTCTGGAAGATCGTCTGCGTCATCAGCGGCCGCGGCGAAAACATCGTGAACGACGCGCGCTACCCGGTCGGGCCCGGATCGATTTTCCTCGTCCACCCGGACGACTCGACCACGCTGAACATCAAGACCGAAGCGCTGGAGATCTACAACATCTTCTTCATGCCGGAACTCGTGCGCGACGGACTCCGCGAGCTGCAGGACGATTTCGACTTCTTTTCGATCATGCACCGGAACAGCCGCACGAAAGAGGGCGACTCCGGCAGCCTCTATGTCGCCGAAAGCGACGCCGAGATGCGGCGGCTCGTCCGCACGCTCGAGCGGGAGTTCGACCGCATGCCGCAGAACTACCGGGCCCGGATCAAGCTCATGCTGCTCGAACTGCTGATCCTGCTGGCGCGCAAGGCGGGGAAACGAATCCGGCACCGCGGCGCCGACTCGGTCCGCGAATACGTCGATCACCTGATCGAAAGCTATTTCCGCGAGGAGTTCCGGCTCGATTCGCTGGCGCGCAAGATCGGCATCGACAAAAGCCGCCTCTGCCGCCTCTACCGCGCCGGCGCCGGCATGACCATCATGGATGCGCTGCGGCTCCGCCGCCTCAAGGAGGCTGCTGAACTGCTGACCTGCACGAACCGGACCATTTCGGAGATCTGCTTCAGCTCGGGCTTCAACGACCTGAGCTACTTCTACCGCTCCTTCACCGCGAAATACGGAACCAACCCCGGCGAATTCCGCCGCCGCTTCCAGCGCGAAAACGAAACGTAA
- a CDS encoding fructose-6-phosphate aldolase: protein MLYLLDTANIGEIEKAAAVFPLAGVTTNPTIIAQEKRDFFAILKEIRAIIGEKMLHAQVLGETCDEIIRDAEALQEKIGGNLYIKVPVSTEGYKAMPRLKARGMKVTATAIYTPGQALLAANCGVDFTAPYLNRIDNISGMGVTVVQMITDLFRIHSMPTRVLAASFKNVQQVNDVSLAGCQAITIGPDILWHLAEHPLTDMSIEQFNRDWRAVYGPGKCVYNLD, encoded by the coding sequence ATGCTTTATCTGCTGGATACTGCAAATATCGGAGAAATCGAAAAAGCCGCCGCGGTGTTTCCGCTGGCGGGAGTCACTACCAACCCGACCATCATCGCGCAGGAGAAACGGGATTTTTTCGCCATTCTGAAGGAGATCCGCGCGATTATCGGCGAGAAGATGCTGCATGCGCAGGTTCTGGGCGAAACCTGCGACGAGATCATCCGGGACGCCGAGGCGCTGCAGGAGAAAATCGGCGGCAATCTCTATATCAAAGTTCCGGTTTCGACTGAGGGCTACAAGGCCATGCCGCGGCTCAAGGCGCGGGGCATGAAGGTGACGGCCACCGCCATCTACACGCCGGGTCAGGCGCTGCTGGCCGCCAACTGCGGCGTCGATTTCACGGCGCCGTACCTGAACCGCATCGACAACATCAGCGGCATGGGCGTGACGGTCGTGCAGATGATCACGGACCTGTTCCGGATTCACAGCATGCCGACCCGGGTGCTGGCGGCGTCGTTCAAGAACGTGCAGCAGGTCAACGACGTCTCGCTGGCCGGCTGTCAGGCGATCACGATCGGGCCGGACATCCTCTGGCATCTGGCCGAGCATCCGCTGACCGACATGAGCATCGAGCAGTTCAACCGCGACTGGCGCGCCGTCTACGGCCCCGGCAAATGCGTCTATAACCTGGATTGA
- a CDS encoding IclR family transcriptional regulator encodes MPEKRYQAPAAASTLEVLEFMASNPGAWGPTELARRLALSPNLAFRVLNVLQEKGYVKRNPAGQYELTAGLYSLGMKLRNSFDLRKQARPFLEGLAAEAGESCQIQVPAGDRMLQLDFVPPPADYYLAVTPGIRLYRHGNAFGKAVLAFLPPEEQETLFAAPLPRLTPHTIVDPARLREEFAEIRRTRSASEFSEYVLGSYCIGSPVFNAVGRPVAGIGITGLSSRLHEERLPELRKLVLACAEHISESIGYKEA; translated from the coding sequence ATGCCGGAAAAACGTTATCAGGCGCCGGCGGCGGCCAGCACGCTTGAAGTGCTCGAATTCATGGCTTCGAATCCGGGCGCATGGGGGCCGACGGAGCTGGCCAGGCGGCTGGCGCTCTCCCCGAATCTCGCGTTCCGGGTGCTGAACGTCCTGCAGGAGAAGGGCTATGTGAAGCGCAATCCGGCCGGGCAGTACGAGCTGACCGCCGGGCTTTATTCGCTCGGCATGAAACTCCGGAACAGCTTTGACCTGCGCAAGCAGGCGCGCCCCTTCCTCGAAGGGCTGGCCGCCGAAGCCGGCGAAAGCTGCCAGATCCAGGTTCCGGCGGGCGACCGCATGCTCCAGCTTGATTTCGTGCCGCCCCCGGCCGACTACTACCTCGCGGTCACGCCCGGAATCCGGCTTTACCGGCACGGCAACGCCTTCGGCAAGGCGGTCCTCGCCTTCCTGCCGCCGGAGGAACAGGAAACGCTGTTCGCCGCTCCCCTGCCCCGGCTCACCCCGCACACGATCGTCGATCCGGCGCGGCTCCGCGAAGAGTTCGCGGAGATCCGCCGGACCCGGTCGGCTTCGGAATTCAGCGAATACGTGCTCGGCAGCTACTGCATCGGGTCGCCGGTCTTCAACGCCGTCGGGAGGCCGGTCGCCGGAATCGGCATCACCGGACTCTCCTCCCGGCTGCACGAGGAGCGTCTGCCGGAACTCCGCAAACTCGTGCTGGCCTGTGCGGAACATATTTCGGAATCGATCGGATACAAGGAGGCATGA